DNA from Sulfurimonas xiamenensis:
AAACTACTTTGATGCCATCTTTCTTAATATTTTCAAAGAGCAGATAAAGAGGAACAGCTGCAGGGTCATTTAGAGGTTCATCTAGCGTTTGCAATACTCTGTCGCTTGCATCTAAAAAATCATTTTGTGAGATTGAAATCTCTTTGTTTTCTACCCCGAGAAGTTTTGCGCTCTCTTTGGCGTTCTTCCTCTCATCATATTTTGCATACTCTTTGTATCCCAGAGTATATGTTTGCAGATTTATTCCATTTTTAAGTGCATAAGCATTTAATGTTGCGCTGTCTATCCCTCCTGAGAGCAGTGAAGCTGTCGGCACATCTGCATTTAGTCTGATTTTTATAGATTCATCAAGCAGATTTTCTAGTATATAAACTGCTTCATCTTTATCTGTAATAAGGTTTGGTGTGGAATCAAGCAGGTCAAAATAGCGCTTCACTTCAATATGATTGTTTTTAAAAGTCAGATACTCGCCGGCAGCCAATTTTTTTATATCTTTAAAGAAAGTAAAGGGCGGAGTCGGTGCCAAAAATGAGAGATAACTTAAAAGCGCATCCTCATCCATCTCAACTTTTTGCAAAAAAGGTATAAGTGCTTTTATCTCAGAAGCAAATATAAAAGCTTTGTTATGCAGGTAAAAGAGCGGCTTTTTGCCGAGTCTGTCGCGAAAAAGGTAGAGCGTTTCGTTATCTAAAAGAGCGATTGCAAACATGCCGCGCAGATGATTTACAAAATCGACTCCCCACTTTAAATAGGCTGCAATGATAACTTCGCCGTCGCTTTGCGTTTTAAAATTAAACTCATCTTTTAATTCATCTTTTAGCTCTTTGAAGTTGTATATCTCTCCATTAAAAGAGAGTAGAGTTTTTTCGTGAAAGAGCGGCTGGTTTGAGCGGGAGTGCATATCTATAATACTTAGTCTTTGGTGTGCAAAAAAGAGATCTTTTTTTTGTACAATTCCGCAAAAATCAGGACCTCTGTGAGCAAGCAAAGCAAGAGCTTTTTTTGCCATATATTCGTTGTACTCTCCTAAAATTCCAAAGACGGCACACACTAGATACTCTCTTTAAAAAAAGCGACGGTTATATCGTCTTGCATATAGTCATCCCTGAGAATAATTTTTTTAACGCCCAAATCTCTTGCCATCTGTTCTATTTGCTTTGTTGTGAGGTAGTTGTATGTTTCGCTTTTTTTCTCTCCATGAAGCACATTAAATATAAAAGCGACTCTGCATGCGCTAAAGCAGTTGCGCACAAAAAGAGGTGTTTCAAACTCCTCTAAAACATTCATAGCACCGCTGCATGTGTAAAAATCGGCAGGCGGAAGCGCGTCTGCGTCATGACCATAAGGAGAAAATGCCTTTGGAGTGCAAATATCTGCAATAAGTATCTCACATCCGGTTCTCTCGCTTGCTATGGAGTACATATCTACCAAAGAGTCTATGCCGATATACTTTTTTGGAGCTCTTTTTTTCTTTAACATATAGAGGTACAAATCGCCAAATCCACATCCGGCATCGGCGATACTATAAGAGCTTAGATCACTCGGGAGCATCTCCAAGAGAATATCAAATCGCAGTTTTTGAGACTCTTTTGAGTGCCAGTTTACCCCTTTCGCCGTGATGCCGTATTTCTCTATTGCAGTCGAGTAAAATGTTTTGTTATCGATACGAGGCATAATTAAAAAAGTTCATAATGAGATTTTCCAAAAAAAGAGATTTAATTTTGGAATTATAGTATAAAAGATATTTATATTATTTTTTAATTGTGATAAAATAGCTTCAATCAGAAAAAAGGATTCATTATGAGCCATATGTACAATCTTGCAATTATTGGTGCCGGTCCAGCCGGAATTGCTACAGCTGTAGAGGGGTATTTGCAAGGAATTAGAGATATAGTTTTACTTGAAAAAGATGAAAATCACAACTCTACGATACGAAAATATTATAA
Protein-coding regions in this window:
- the asnB gene encoding asparagine synthase (glutamine-hydrolyzing); this encodes MAKKALALLAHRGPDFCGIVQKKDLFFAHQRLSIIDMHSRSNQPLFHEKTLLSFNGEIYNFKELKDELKDEFNFKTQSDGEVIIAAYLKWGVDFVNHLRGMFAIALLDNETLYLFRDRLGKKPLFYLHNKAFIFASEIKALIPFLQKVEMDEDALLSYLSFLAPTPPFTFFKDIKKLAAGEYLTFKNNHIEVKRYFDLLDSTPNLITDKDEAVYILENLLDESIKIRLNADVPTASLLSGGIDSATLNAYALKNGINLQTYTLGYKEYAKYDERKNAKESAKLLGVENKEISISQNDFLDASDRVLQTLDEPLNDPAAVPLYLLFENIKKDGIKVVLSGEGSDELFLGYRQYFEFLDIQSFSKLKNKNWLKRYFHSNFSINREWEYYKRIFDDTLLFRTSGENFTDLQKNLLLKRNIKDNHSLHYLKSYRERFENSLHTDESIWYSYIDLNLFQAEHFLTKLDRVSMAHSIESRTPFLDHKLASAIFSIDPKLRYKDGVTKSLLKSIVAPHISEKIILRRKKGFSNPYMEYLVQSKRISLIKEVNQKSALFKKEALDAYIQKTSSGGFKQHIWGLYVLSVWLKRQFF
- a CDS encoding class I SAM-dependent methyltransferase, producing the protein MPRIDNKTFYSTAIEKYGITAKGVNWHSKESQKLRFDILLEMLPSDLSSYSIADAGCGFGDLYLYMLKKKRAPKKYIGIDSLVDMYSIASERTGCEILIADICTPKAFSPYGHDADALPPADFYTCSGAMNVLEEFETPLFVRNCFSACRVAFIFNVLHGEKKSETYNYLTTKQIEQMARDLGVKKIILRDDYMQDDITVAFFKESI